The following are from one region of the Natronosporangium hydrolyticum genome:
- a CDS encoding aminopeptidase P family protein, producing MAQQQVAEGQSAAQQAPATGTESHDPDFPPRLLEFMRTGWRDQELPVSRRPEADRYAARRAAVAAGFPGETLVIPSGPERVRANDTNFRFRPGSDFVWLTGEHDPDSVLVLRPTGDGHDATLYVRPRSPRGGDPAGGAADEFFRDRQYGELWIGRRHTLAEKSAELGIETAPLAELPRALADCAPARTRVLRGLDESVDAAVRRYDAERAGARDRELAWAISELKLVKDEWEIAQLAAAVDATIRGFEDCARALPADRPVSERLIEGIFGLRARHDGNDVGYSSIVGSGANATILHWIRNDAQITPGQLLLADMGVEGHHLYTADVTRTLPVSGTFTPAQRELYDLVYAAQQAGLDAVKPGLKWEDLALTINRVLAEGLSGLGLLPGTVDEALEKDSTIYRRWTLHGFGHMLGIDVHDCAHARTEHYRKGAIDEGYVFTIEPGLYFQPEDELVPAELRGIGIRIEDDVVCTAEGAVNLSAGLPRQADEVESWLAAQRAAGPRLPG from the coding sequence ATGGCGCAACAGCAGGTCGCGGAGGGGCAGTCGGCGGCGCAGCAGGCGCCTGCCACCGGCACCGAGTCGCACGACCCGGACTTCCCGCCCCGGTTGCTCGAGTTCATGCGCACCGGCTGGCGCGACCAGGAGCTACCGGTCAGCCGCCGGCCGGAGGCCGACCGTTACGCGGCCCGCCGCGCCGCCGTCGCCGCCGGCTTCCCCGGCGAGACGCTGGTGATCCCCTCCGGTCCGGAGCGGGTCCGCGCCAACGACACCAACTTCCGGTTCCGGCCCGGCAGCGACTTCGTCTGGCTCACCGGCGAACACGACCCGGACAGCGTGCTGGTGCTGCGGCCGACCGGCGACGGCCACGACGCCACACTCTACGTCCGCCCCCGCTCCCCCCGCGGCGGCGACCCGGCGGGCGGCGCCGCCGACGAATTCTTCCGCGACCGGCAGTACGGCGAGCTGTGGATCGGCCGCCGGCACACGCTGGCCGAGAAGTCCGCCGAGCTGGGCATCGAGACCGCCCCGCTGGCGGAGCTGCCGCGAGCGCTGGCCGACTGCGCCCCGGCCCGGACCCGGGTGCTGCGCGGACTGGACGAGTCGGTCGACGCCGCGGTCCGGCGCTACGACGCGGAGCGGGCCGGCGCCCGCGACCGCGAGCTGGCCTGGGCCATCTCGGAGTTGAAGCTGGTCAAAGATGAGTGGGAGATCGCCCAACTGGCGGCGGCGGTCGACGCGACGATCCGCGGCTTCGAGGACTGCGCCCGGGCGCTGCCGGCCGACCGGCCGGTCTCGGAACGACTGATCGAGGGCATCTTCGGTCTGCGGGCCCGGCACGACGGCAACGACGTCGGCTACTCCTCGATCGTCGGCTCCGGCGCCAACGCCACTATCCTGCACTGGATCCGCAACGACGCCCAGATCACCCCCGGCCAGCTGCTGCTCGCCGACATGGGGGTCGAGGGGCACCACCTCTACACCGCCGACGTCACCCGCACCCTGCCGGTCTCCGGCACGTTCACCCCGGCCCAGCGTGAGCTCTACGACCTCGTCTACGCGGCGCAGCAGGCCGGGCTGGACGCGGTCAAGCCCGGGCTGAAGTGGGAGGACCTGGCGCTGACCATCAACCGGGTGCTCGCCGAGGGCCTGTCCGGGCTGGGTCTGTTGCCCGGCACGGTGGATGAGGCGCTGGAAAAGGATTCCACGATCTACCGCCGGTGGACCCTGCACGGCTTCGGCCACATGCTCGGCATCGACGTGCACGACTGCGCCCACGCCCGCACCGAGCACTACCGAAAAGGCGCGATCGACGAGGGCTACGTGTTCACGATCGAGCCGGGCCTCTACTTCCAGCCCGAGGACGAGCTGGTCCCGGCGGAGCTGCGGGGCATCGGCATCCGGATCGAAGACGACGTGGTCTGCACCGCCGAAGGGGCGGTGAACCTCTCAGCCGGGCTGCCGCGCCAGGCCGACGAGGTCGAGAGCTGGCTCGCCGCCCAGCGCGCCGCCGGCCCTCGCCTGCCCGGCTAA
- a CDS encoding DoxX family protein, which yields MAPLLVLLGVASLTLVTIAAAPRWSVRRHWPAAIRFGLAAMFAVTGVTHFAFLREDLIAMVPPALPAPGLLVTVTGVLELAGAALLLWRRTAALAAAGLTLLLLAMFPANVYAAVNEVQLAGEPATPLLPRTVLQVVFIAAAVIVWATHRQRGPVGIALPPATGGS from the coding sequence ATGGCCCCGCTCTTAGTCCTGCTCGGCGTGGCGTCCCTGACGCTGGTGACGATCGCCGCCGCCCCGCGGTGGTCGGTGCGCCGGCACTGGCCGGCGGCGATCCGGTTCGGCCTGGCCGCGATGTTCGCGGTCACCGGCGTGACCCACTTCGCGTTTCTGCGCGAGGACCTGATCGCGATGGTCCCGCCGGCACTGCCGGCACCTGGTCTGCTGGTCACCGTCACCGGTGTGCTGGAGTTGGCCGGAGCGGCCCTGTTGCTGTGGCGTCGCACGGCGGCCCTGGCAGCGGCCGGGTTGACGCTGCTGCTGTTGGCGATGTTCCCCGCCAACGTGTACGCGGCGGTCAACGAGGTCCAGTTGGCCGGGGAGCCGGCGACCCCGTTGCTGCCGCGGACCGTGCTGCAGGTGGTGTTTATCGCCGCCGCTGTCATCGTGTGGGCCACCCACCGCCAGCGCGGACCGGTCGGGATCGCGCTCCCGCCGGCCACCGGCGGGTCATGA
- a CDS encoding TetR/AcrR family transcriptional regulator produces MTSRPYHHGDLRRELLRRAAAMIDEVGPTHVSLRALARRAGVSHAAPAHHFGDKRGLLTAVAAEGFTLLADRLTAVLADTGELLEVGVAYVEFAVTHRAHFEVMFRPDLYDPTAPELLAARSQSTHALAAAVGTLPEAPSGTTGRTEELAAWSLVHGFANLWLTGAFPPDLGDDPASAARQVARVLFAPSTADHFH; encoded by the coding sequence ATGACGTCGCGGCCGTACCACCACGGGGACCTTCGGCGGGAGCTACTCCGGCGCGCCGCAGCAATGATCGACGAGGTGGGCCCCACTCACGTCAGCCTCCGGGCACTGGCCCGCCGCGCCGGGGTGTCCCACGCCGCCCCGGCTCATCACTTCGGCGACAAGCGAGGGCTGCTCACCGCCGTCGCCGCCGAGGGGTTCACGCTGCTGGCCGACCGACTAACCGCGGTGCTCGCGGACACCGGCGAATTGCTCGAGGTGGGGGTGGCGTACGTCGAGTTCGCGGTGACCCACCGGGCCCACTTCGAGGTGATGTTCCGGCCCGACCTCTACGACCCCACCGCGCCAGAACTCCTGGCGGCCCGTAGCCAGAGCACCCACGCGCTCGCCGCAGCGGTCGGGACCCTCCCGGAGGCTCCGAGCGGCACCACCGGCCGCACCGAGGAGTTGGCCGCCTGGTCGCTGGTGCACGGCTTCGCCAACCTCTGGCTCACCGGCGCCTTCCCGCCAGATCTCGGCGACGACCCGGCCTCGGCCGCCCGGCAGGTGGCCCGTGTCCTCTTCGCCCCATCGACAGCCGACCACTTCCACTGA
- a CDS encoding MMPL family transporter: MRSARTSRPALRWSTWAILGGWLVVLAAVGPLAGQLAGEQVNDTAAYAPHDAESSQVRELLAEYGADTGLPAVVVYHRAGGLSGRDQAVVAEQQELFAAETVGVVGEPVPTPDGEAVLIVVDFDDEDAGYRGAQQLRELAETDLPAGLAVYVTGPAGFVVDSARAFLDVELTQVLATVAAVALLLLISYRSPVLWLVPLVGILVAVAAAQGVVYLLVVWLDLTISGMTQGILTALVFGAGTDYALLLTARYREELRRHADRYEAVLAAVRRSGPALLASGGTVVLAMLCLLLAEMTTNRSIGPVGAAGIVVTMLVMLTLFPAMLALLGRWVFWPRVPRYTPSPAAQPSVDEPPSVEEPRSVWHRVAQLVGRGPRPVWVVTALVLVAMSAGLLGARVGVPMSDTFTHDPPAIAGQQVLAEHYPGGSSLPADVVVAAGASEQVAELLAGVAGVAEVGEPTRYGPWEHLPVVLADPPESAAAEATVGAMRAALADRVDGVALVGGETATSVDTDAATARDVRRVIPLVLGLILLVLIVLLRAIVAPALLLGTVILSNASAFGLAWLLFDRVLGLPGFDNQAVLLGFVFLVALGIDYNIFLVSRAREEVARHGHRAGVLRALTSTGAVITCAGLILAAAFTLLGVIPVVLTVQLGFIVAVGVLIDTFLVRSLLTPALLLELGRASWWPGNPARESC, from the coding sequence GTGCGTAGCGCGCGGACCTCCAGACCTGCTCTACGGTGGAGCACCTGGGCGATCCTGGGCGGTTGGCTGGTGGTGCTGGCCGCCGTGGGGCCGCTGGCCGGACAGCTCGCCGGCGAGCAGGTCAACGACACCGCCGCCTACGCGCCACACGACGCCGAGTCGTCGCAGGTGCGCGAGCTGCTCGCGGAGTACGGAGCTGACACCGGGCTGCCGGCGGTGGTGGTGTACCACCGCGCCGGCGGCCTGAGCGGGCGCGACCAGGCAGTGGTGGCAGAGCAGCAGGAGCTGTTCGCTGCCGAGACGGTCGGCGTGGTCGGGGAGCCGGTGCCCACCCCGGACGGTGAAGCGGTCCTCATCGTGGTCGACTTCGACGACGAGGACGCCGGCTACCGGGGCGCGCAGCAGCTCCGGGAGCTCGCCGAGACGGACCTGCCGGCCGGCCTCGCGGTCTACGTCACCGGACCGGCCGGGTTCGTGGTCGACAGCGCCCGCGCGTTTCTCGACGTCGAGCTGACTCAGGTGCTGGCCACGGTGGCCGCGGTCGCGCTGCTGCTGCTGATCAGTTATCGCAGTCCGGTGCTGTGGCTGGTGCCGCTGGTCGGCATCCTGGTGGCGGTGGCCGCCGCCCAGGGCGTCGTCTACTTGCTGGTGGTCTGGCTCGACCTGACCATCAGCGGCATGACTCAGGGGATTCTGACCGCCCTGGTCTTCGGCGCGGGCACCGACTATGCGTTGCTGCTGACCGCCCGCTACCGGGAGGAGCTCCGGCGGCACGCCGACCGCTACGAAGCGGTGCTCGCCGCGGTCCGGCGCAGCGGGCCGGCGCTGCTTGCGTCGGGCGGCACTGTGGTGTTGGCCATGCTCTGCCTGCTGCTGGCCGAGATGACCACCAATCGGAGCATCGGCCCGGTCGGGGCGGCCGGCATCGTGGTGACCATGCTGGTGATGCTTACCCTGTTCCCGGCGATGCTGGCGTTGCTCGGCCGGTGGGTCTTCTGGCCGCGGGTGCCCCGCTACACACCATCGCCGGCAGCGCAGCCATCGGTGGATGAGCCACCCTCAGTCGAGGAGCCCCGATCGGTGTGGCACCGGGTGGCCCAACTGGTCGGTCGGGGCCCACGGCCGGTGTGGGTGGTGACCGCACTGGTGCTGGTGGCGATGTCGGCCGGGTTGCTGGGCGCCCGGGTCGGCGTGCCGATGTCCGATACCTTCACCCATGACCCCCCGGCGATCGCCGGTCAGCAGGTGCTGGCGGAGCATTACCCGGGCGGTTCGTCGTTGCCGGCCGATGTGGTGGTCGCGGCCGGGGCGAGCGAGCAGGTGGCGGAGCTGCTAGCCGGCGTCGCCGGGGTCGCCGAGGTGGGAGAACCCACCCGGTACGGTCCTTGGGAGCACCTGCCGGTGGTGCTGGCAGATCCGCCCGAGAGTGCGGCGGCCGAAGCCACTGTTGGGGCGATGCGGGCAGCGCTGGCGGATCGGGTCGATGGCGTCGCGCTAGTCGGCGGTGAGACCGCCACCAGCGTGGACACGGATGCGGCGACCGCCCGCGATGTCCGCCGGGTGATTCCGCTGGTGCTTGGACTGATCCTGCTGGTGCTGATCGTGCTGTTGCGGGCGATCGTGGCACCCGCGCTGTTGCTGGGTACGGTCATCCTGTCCAATGCCTCAGCGTTCGGACTCGCCTGGCTGTTGTTCGACCGGGTCCTGGGGCTACCGGGCTTCGACAACCAGGCGGTGTTGCTCGGCTTCGTGTTCCTGGTGGCGCTCGGGATCGACTACAACATCTTCCTGGTCAGTCGAGCCCGGGAGGAGGTGGCCCGGCATGGGCACCGGGCCGGGGTGCTCCGAGCGCTGACCAGTACCGGTGCGGTGATCACGTGCGCGGGGTTGATTCTGGCGGCCGCGTTCACCCTGCTCGGGGTGATCCCGGTGGTCCTGACCGTCCAGCTCGGGTTCATCGTTGCGGTCGGGGTCCTGATCGACACCTTCCTGGTCCGGTCGTTGTTGACGCCGGCCCTGCTGTTGGAGCTGGGCCGCGCATCGTGGTGGCCCGGAAACCCAGCCCGAGAGAGCTGCTAG
- a CDS encoding response regulator translates to MISVVIADDQPLLRGGVRMVLDSEPDIVVVGEAADGHAALAMLRRHAPTVLLLDVRMPGLDGLAVLRQVAADPGLAGVRVVVLTTFDLDEYLYEALRLGAAGFLLKDADPAELLRAVRVAAEGEAVLAPSATRRLVETFVASAVDGPSAAASPEAANLTPREQEVVSLVAQGLTNEEIAARLVLSPATVRTHVGRAMSKVAARDRAQLVVFAYQSGLVRSST, encoded by the coding sequence GTGATCTCTGTGGTCATCGCCGACGACCAGCCGCTGCTGCGCGGCGGGGTGCGGATGGTGCTGGACTCCGAACCGGACATCGTGGTGGTGGGCGAGGCGGCCGACGGGCACGCCGCCCTGGCGATGCTCCGGCGCCACGCTCCGACCGTACTCCTGCTGGATGTCCGGATGCCCGGGCTGGACGGTCTGGCGGTGCTGCGGCAGGTCGCGGCCGACCCCGGGCTGGCGGGGGTGCGGGTGGTGGTGTTGACCACCTTCGACCTCGACGAATACCTGTACGAGGCGCTGCGGCTGGGAGCCGCTGGCTTCTTGTTGAAGGACGCGGACCCGGCCGAGCTGCTCCGAGCCGTGCGAGTGGCGGCGGAGGGCGAGGCGGTCCTCGCCCCGTCGGCTACTCGTCGACTGGTCGAGACCTTCGTCGCCTCCGCCGTCGACGGGCCGTCAGCAGCGGCGTCTCCCGAGGCGGCGAACCTCACCCCGCGGGAGCAAGAGGTCGTCTCGCTGGTGGCGCAAGGGCTGACCAACGAGGAGATCGCCGCGCGATTGGTGCTGAGCCCGGCGACGGTGCGCACGCACGTCGGCCGCGCGATGTCCAAGGTGGCCGCCCGTGACCGTGCCCAACTGGTGGTCTTCGCCTACCAGTCCGGGTTGGTACGTTCCTCGACGTAG
- a CDS encoding sensor histidine kinase produces the protein MTLRSTLGDLALAVGCGALVVIGSGLAEANQPAREPLDPLGWAAIGLACAALVLWRRRPVLAFAAVHVALVGYLIGGYAYGPVLLLAVPVMYSVAVRTTRHCAGGLFLAAMVAVLTTVVVVERPVSAEDVVTYVAVWSVTLITPLLGGLIVRLQQEQEQRERSEELARRAYEVRLRVAREVHDVVAHGLAAISMQSGGALHVLDRDPSAARRSLEAIRQTSGDALADLRGTLGYLREPPDQRPGLAQLDTLVARCGLAVAVCRDGAPRQLPPGVDHAAYRILQESLTNVLRHAGVGAATVRLNFASDSLLVEVVDEGVGNPAGAAAAAPAPTGGHGIAGMRERASAVGGALTATPRSEGGFVVRARLPIPVQS, from the coding sequence ATGACACTCCGCTCCACTCTCGGTGATCTTGCGCTGGCAGTGGGCTGTGGAGCGCTGGTCGTCATCGGCAGTGGCCTGGCGGAGGCCAACCAGCCGGCGCGGGAACCGCTCGACCCGCTGGGGTGGGCCGCCATCGGCCTGGCCTGCGCAGCGCTGGTGCTCTGGCGCCGACGCCCGGTGCTGGCGTTCGCGGCAGTCCACGTCGCCCTCGTCGGTTACCTGATCGGCGGGTACGCGTACGGGCCGGTGCTGCTGCTGGCGGTGCCGGTGATGTATTCGGTCGCGGTACGCACGACCCGGCATTGCGCCGGTGGCCTCTTCCTGGCCGCGATGGTGGCGGTGCTCACCACCGTCGTCGTGGTCGAGCGGCCGGTCTCGGCCGAGGACGTCGTCACCTATGTCGCGGTGTGGAGCGTCACGCTGATCACGCCGCTGCTGGGAGGCCTGATCGTGCGGCTCCAGCAGGAGCAGGAGCAACGCGAGCGGAGCGAGGAGTTGGCCCGGCGAGCGTACGAGGTCCGGCTCCGGGTGGCCCGGGAGGTGCACGACGTGGTGGCGCACGGCCTCGCGGCCATCAGCATGCAGTCCGGCGGCGCCCTGCATGTGCTCGACCGGGACCCATCGGCTGCCCGGCGGTCGCTGGAGGCGATCCGGCAGACCAGCGGCGATGCCCTGGCGGATCTGCGAGGAACGCTCGGCTATCTGCGGGAGCCGCCGGATCAGCGGCCAGGGCTGGCCCAGCTCGACACCCTGGTGGCGCGCTGCGGGTTGGCGGTGGCGGTATGCCGGGACGGGGCACCGCGTCAGCTCCCGCCCGGGGTGGACCATGCCGCGTACCGGATCCTGCAGGAGTCGTTGACCAATGTGTTGCGGCACGCTGGTGTCGGTGCCGCTACCGTACGATTGAATTTCGCTTCGGACAGCTTGCTGGTCGAAGTGGTCGACGAGGGAGTCGGGAACCCTGCGGGCGCGGCGGCGGCAGCGCCGGCGCCTACCGGCGGGCACGGCATCGCGGGGATGCGGGAACGGGCCAGCGCGGTCGGAGGCGCGCTGACCGCGACTCCTCGATCTGAAGGAGGGTTCGTGGTGCGGGCGCGGCTTCCGATCCCGGTGCAGTCGTGA
- the aceB gene encoding malate synthase A codes for MQLPEGVEVLGPIHERYEEVLSVEALEFLADLQRRFAADRGDLLAARARRQTELDAGSPLEFLPETESVRQDPDWRVAEPAPGLVDRRVEITGPTDRKMTINALNSGAKVWLADFEDANAPLWENQVGGQLNLMDALDRRIDFRDEKGKEYALRPADELATIVVRPRGWHLPEKHLLVDGEPISASLFDFGLYFFHCARRQLDRGAGPYFYLPKLQHHLEARLWNEVFVRAQELVGIPRGTIRATVLIETIPAAFCMEEILYELREHSAGLNAGRWDYLFSVIKTFRTRGRDFVLPERNTVTMTAPFMRAYTELLVSTCHRRGAHAIGGMAAFIPSRRDPAVNEQALAKVRQDKRREAGDGFDGSWVAHPDLVPICREEFDAVLGDRPNQLDRLRDDVSVSAAELLDVAATPGEITEAGLRNNISVGLQYLAAWLGGNGAVAIYNLMEDAATAEISRSQVWQWVHNDIRLADGRTVTGHLVNDLIEEELAAIADAAGESFDAAGFAQAAALFRQVALAEHYEEFLTLPAYDQLR; via the coding sequence ATGCAGTTGCCTGAGGGCGTCGAGGTGCTCGGTCCGATCCATGAGCGGTACGAAGAGGTGCTCAGCGTCGAGGCGCTAGAGTTCCTCGCCGACCTACAGCGCCGGTTCGCCGCCGACCGGGGCGACCTGCTCGCGGCCCGCGCTCGCCGGCAGACGGAGTTGGACGCCGGCAGCCCGCTGGAGTTCTTGCCCGAGACCGAGTCGGTTCGGCAGGACCCGGACTGGCGGGTGGCGGAGCCGGCCCCCGGGCTGGTCGACCGGCGGGTCGAGATCACCGGGCCGACCGACCGCAAGATGACTATCAACGCCCTGAACAGTGGGGCGAAGGTGTGGCTGGCCGACTTCGAAGACGCCAACGCTCCACTGTGGGAGAATCAGGTCGGCGGCCAGCTCAACCTGATGGACGCGCTGGATCGGCGGATCGACTTCCGCGACGAGAAGGGCAAGGAGTACGCGCTGCGCCCCGCTGACGAGCTGGCGACGATCGTGGTGCGACCGCGCGGCTGGCACCTGCCCGAGAAGCACCTCCTGGTCGACGGGGAGCCGATCTCGGCCAGCCTGTTCGATTTCGGACTCTACTTCTTCCACTGTGCCAGGCGACAGCTCGATCGCGGCGCCGGGCCGTACTTCTACCTTCCGAAGCTGCAGCATCACCTGGAGGCCCGGCTCTGGAACGAGGTCTTCGTCCGGGCCCAGGAGCTCGTGGGCATCCCGCGGGGCACCATCCGGGCGACCGTGCTGATCGAGACGATCCCGGCCGCCTTCTGCATGGAGGAGATCCTCTACGAGCTTCGCGAGCACTCGGCCGGGCTGAACGCCGGCCGGTGGGACTATCTTTTCAGCGTCATCAAGACCTTCCGGACCCGCGGCCGTGACTTCGTGTTGCCCGAGCGCAACACCGTGACCATGACCGCGCCGTTCATGCGGGCCTACACCGAACTGCTGGTGAGCACCTGCCACCGCCGCGGCGCCCACGCGATCGGCGGCATGGCGGCCTTCATCCCGAGCCGCCGCGACCCGGCCGTCAACGAGCAGGCGCTGGCGAAGGTGCGGCAGGACAAGCGGCGGGAGGCGGGCGACGGCTTCGACGGCTCCTGGGTTGCCCACCCGGACCTGGTGCCGATCTGCCGGGAGGAGTTCGACGCGGTGCTCGGCGACCGGCCGAACCAGCTGGACCGGCTACGCGACGACGTCTCGGTCAGCGCCGCCGAGCTGCTCGACGTCGCCGCCACCCCGGGCGAGATCACCGAGGCCGGGCTGCGCAACAACATCAGCGTCGGCCTGCAGTATCTCGCCGCCTGGCTGGGCGGCAACGGTGCGGTCGCGATCTACAACCTGATGGAGGACGCCGCGACCGCCGAGATCTCGCGATCGCAGGTGTGGCAGTGGGTGCACAATGACATCCGCCTCGCCGACGGGCGGACGGTCACCGGCCATCTCGTCAACGACCTGATCGAGGAGGAGCTGGCGGCGATCGCGGACGCGGCCGGCGAGTCGTTCGACGCCGCCGGGTTCGCCCAGGCGGCGGCGTTGTTCCGGCAGGTGGCACTCGCCGAGCACTACGAGGAGTTCCTCACCCTTCCGGCGTACGACCAGCTGCGCTGA
- a CDS encoding XRE family transcriptional regulator, which yields MAEVTEGSAEAGGAGEIDLATFGQRLRHYRLARGLTLAELGQRVGRAPSALSALENGRREPKLSLLQALARGLGVSTEQLLEREPPNRRAQLEIAIANAAQDPSLAEVDLPALKISKRVGTDVLEHIVALYGELRRRDAMRVATPEEARRANTQLRRIMRERANYFPEIEQAAAKTLTPVGHRDGALSQAMLRGILAQHGFSLHYAADLPWSARSIADLRHQRIYVRREPMGMHTAPTIVLQTLGHVVLGHAPPRSYFEFLQQRVEANYFAAAVLVPEQAAVAFLREAKQRRDIAVEDLRDRFAVSYEMACHRFTNLITEHLGIVCHFIRCDERGIIYKAYENDGLAFPVDPLGAIEGQRMCRQWAGRRVFGAGDRYSMYYQYTDAPDGTHFCIAHVDPGRERDFAITLGVPYLESQWFRGQESAARARSRCPDPACCRRPPAELTRRWEGMSWPSARAPSHVLATLPPGSFPGVDDTEVYAFLERHALDS from the coding sequence GTGGCAGAGGTGACCGAGGGTTCTGCGGAGGCCGGCGGGGCGGGTGAGATCGACCTGGCCACATTCGGGCAGCGGCTACGGCACTACCGGCTAGCGCGAGGGCTGACGCTGGCGGAGCTCGGTCAGCGGGTCGGCCGGGCGCCGTCCGCACTCTCCGCGCTGGAGAATGGCCGGCGCGAGCCGAAGCTTTCGCTGCTGCAAGCGCTTGCCCGAGGGCTCGGGGTCAGCACCGAGCAGTTGTTGGAGCGGGAACCGCCCAACCGGCGGGCCCAGTTGGAGATCGCGATCGCCAACGCTGCGCAGGACCCGTCGCTCGCCGAGGTGGACCTGCCGGCGTTGAAAATCTCGAAGCGGGTCGGCACCGACGTGTTGGAGCACATCGTCGCGCTCTACGGCGAGCTTCGCCGCCGGGACGCGATGCGGGTGGCCACCCCGGAGGAGGCCCGGCGGGCCAACACCCAGCTCCGGCGGATCATGCGCGAGCGCGCCAACTACTTCCCGGAGATCGAGCAGGCGGCTGCGAAGACGCTCACCCCGGTCGGCCACCGTGACGGTGCGCTCTCGCAGGCGATGCTGCGGGGCATCCTGGCGCAGCACGGCTTCAGCCTGCACTACGCGGCGGACCTACCCTGGTCGGCGCGGTCCATCGCCGACCTGCGGCATCAGCGGATCTATGTCCGCCGGGAGCCGATGGGGATGCACACCGCCCCGACCATCGTGTTGCAGACGTTGGGGCATGTGGTGTTGGGGCACGCCCCACCGCGCAGCTACTTCGAATTCCTCCAGCAACGGGTGGAGGCGAACTACTTCGCCGCCGCGGTGCTGGTGCCAGAGCAGGCCGCGGTGGCGTTCCTGCGGGAGGCGAAGCAGCGCCGGGACATCGCGGTGGAGGATCTCCGTGACCGGTTCGCGGTCTCCTACGAGATGGCGTGCCACCGCTTCACCAACCTGATCACCGAGCACCTGGGGATCGTCTGCCACTTTATCCGCTGCGACGAGCGGGGCATCATCTACAAGGCGTACGAGAACGACGGGCTCGCCTTCCCGGTCGATCCGCTGGGCGCGATCGAGGGGCAGCGGATGTGTCGACAGTGGGCGGGGCGCCGGGTCTTCGGCGCCGGTGATCGCTACTCGATGTATTACCAGTACACCGATGCCCCAGACGGCACCCACTTCTGTATCGCCCACGTCGATCCTGGGCGGGAGCGGGACTTCGCGATCACCCTGGGGGTGCCGTACCTGGAGTCGCAGTGGTTCCGGGGGCAGGAGAGCGCCGCCCGGGCCCGGTCGCGTTGCCCGGACCCGGCTTGTTGCCGTCGCCCGCCGGCGGAGCTGACCCGTCGGTGGGAGGGGATGAGCTGGCCGTCGGCGCGGGCGCCATCGCATGTGTTGGCGACGCTGCCGCCGGGCAGTTTCCCTGGGGTGGACGACACCGAGGTCTACGCGTTCCTGGAACGTCACGCCCTCGATTCTTGA
- the aceA gene encoding isocitrate lyase, with amino-acid sequence MTVATNAPVDSRQQAIDALQADWRDNPRWAGVTRTYSAEDVVRLRGSIQEEHTLARLGAERLWRLLHEEDFVPALGALSGGQAVQQIRAGLKAIYVSGWQVAADANQAGHTYPDQSLYPANSVPQLVRRINNALLRADEICWAEGLDQSPYWLAPVIADAEAGFGGVLNAFELMKGMIAAGAAGVHWEDQLASEKKCGHLGGKVLIPTEAHVKTLTAARLAADVAGVPTVVVARTDAESASLITSDVDERDQQFLTGERTSEGFYRVRNGLSACIARGLAYAPYADLLWMETSTPDLDTARAFAEAIRAQYPDQLLAYNCSPSFNWRKHLDDDTIAKFQRELGQLGYAFQFITLAGFHSLNHGMFTLAHDYADTGMSAYVALQQAEFAAEPLGYTATRHQREVGTGYFDLVATAVAPTATTVALSGSTEHAQF; translated from the coding sequence ATGACTGTTGCCACGAATGCGCCGGTCGACAGCCGGCAGCAGGCGATCGATGCGCTGCAGGCCGACTGGCGGGACAACCCACGCTGGGCGGGCGTGACCCGCACCTACTCCGCCGAGGACGTGGTCCGTCTTCGGGGCAGCATCCAGGAAGAACACACACTTGCCCGGCTCGGCGCGGAGCGCCTCTGGCGGCTGCTGCACGAGGAGGACTTCGTCCCGGCGCTCGGCGCGCTCTCCGGCGGGCAAGCGGTCCAGCAGATCCGGGCCGGGTTGAAGGCGATCTACGTCTCCGGCTGGCAGGTCGCCGCCGACGCCAACCAGGCCGGCCACACCTACCCCGACCAGAGCCTGTACCCGGCCAACTCAGTCCCGCAGCTGGTCCGCCGGATCAACAACGCACTGCTTCGGGCCGACGAGATCTGTTGGGCCGAAGGGCTCGACCAGTCGCCGTACTGGCTGGCCCCGGTGATCGCCGACGCCGAGGCCGGCTTCGGCGGAGTCCTGAACGCCTTCGAGCTGATGAAGGGCATGATCGCCGCCGGCGCGGCGGGCGTGCACTGGGAAGATCAGCTCGCCAGCGAGAAGAAGTGCGGCCACCTGGGCGGCAAGGTGCTGATCCCGACTGAGGCCCACGTCAAGACGCTCACCGCGGCCCGGCTCGCCGCCGACGTGGCCGGCGTGCCCACCGTGGTCGTCGCCCGCACCGACGCCGAATCCGCTTCACTGATCACCAGCGACGTCGACGAACGGGATCAGCAGTTCCTGACCGGCGAACGCACCAGCGAAGGTTTCTACCGGGTCCGCAACGGGCTGTCCGCCTGCATCGCCCGCGGGCTGGCGTACGCCCCGTACGCGGATCTGCTGTGGATGGAGACCTCCACACCGGATCTCGACACCGCCCGGGCGTTCGCGGAGGCGATCCGGGCGCAATACCCGGACCAGTTGCTGGCCTACAACTGCTCGCCGTCGTTCAACTGGCGCAAGCACCTCGACGACGACACGATCGCCAAGTTCCAGCGGGAGCTGGGGCAGCTCGGCTACGCCTTCCAATTCATCACCCTGGCCGGGTTCCACTCGCTCAACCACGGCATGTTCACGCTCGCCCACGACTACGCCGACACTGGCATGAGCGCCTATGTGGCCCTGCAACAGGCCGAGTTCGCCGCCGAGCCGCTCGGCTACACCGCCACCCGCCACCAGCGGGAGGTCGGCACCGGCTACTTCGACCTGGTGGCCACCGCGGTGGCGCCCACCGCCACCACTGTCGCGTTGTCCGGGTCCACTGAACACGCCCAGTTCTAG